A window of Gasterosteus aculeatus chromosome 9, fGasAcu3.hap1.1, whole genome shotgun sequence contains these coding sequences:
- the LOC144383305 gene encoding inactive phospholipase D5-like, producing MITEAVVLRGVRVRLLISFWKKTHPLTFNFVTSLKSLCMQLHNCSLEVRFFSRKEKDNDIQHGLNHNKYMVTDNAVYIGNHNWVGSDFAINTGVGLVVKMKNSPEGSGFLEDFKAAFERDWRSRYAKSLQGHKDHH from the exons ATGATCACAGAGGCTGTGGTGCTGAGAGGAGTGAGGGTTCGCCTGCTGATAAGCTTCTGGAAGAAGACTCACCCCCTGACCTTTAACTTTGTCACCTCCCTCAAGTCGCTCTGCATGCAGCTGCACAACTGTTCGTTAGAGGTG agGTTTTTTAGCCGCAAGGAGAAAGACAATGACATTCAACATGGACTCAACCACAACAAGTACATGGTGACCGACAATGCTGTCTATATTG GTAACCACAACTGGGTCGGGAGTGACTTTGCCATCAACACGGGAGTTGGGCTGGTAGTTAAGATGAAAAATAGCCCTGAAGGCTCGGGGTTCCTGGAAGACTTCAAGGCTGCTTTTGAGAGAGACTGGAGGTCACGTTACGCTAAGAGTCTTCAGGGACACAAAGATCATCATTAG